A genomic window from Streptomyces sp. HUAS YS2 includes:
- a CDS encoding MarR family winged helix-turn-helix transcriptional regulator, which yields MPRMVGRVKRIRIPEELQSLSLAPRHLSLLAYLLFDGPLGVNELAARLEVAPTTVSLMVGDLARKGVLERAEDPADRRRKIVSIAEAHRASIDGWLGRGATAWQAALAPLSAAERGLFIDTLAAYEAGLAEG from the coding sequence ATGCCGCGCATGGTCGGCCGGGTCAAGCGCATCCGGATCCCCGAGGAGCTCCAGTCGCTGTCCCTCGCGCCGCGGCACCTCTCGCTGCTCGCCTACCTGCTGTTCGACGGGCCGCTCGGTGTCAACGAGCTCGCCGCCCGGCTGGAGGTCGCGCCCACCACCGTGAGCCTGATGGTCGGCGACCTCGCCAGGAAGGGTGTGCTGGAACGCGCCGAGGACCCGGCCGACCGGCGCCGCAAGATCGTGTCCATCGCCGAGGCGCACCGCGCGTCCATCGACGGCTGGCTCGGCCGCGGCGCGACCGCCTGGCAGGCCGCGCTCGCACCCCTCTCGGCCGCCGAGCGCGGGCTCTTCATCGACACCCTGGCCGCGTACGAGGCGGGGCTCGCGGAGGGCTGA
- a CDS encoding aldo/keto reductase, with protein sequence MRYRLFGTTGLRVSELMLGAMTFGEQGGVGASPEECRRILDLYDDAGGNVVDTAVNYRGGESERILGELLEGRRDRFVLATKYSVTRDGSDPNGGGNHRKNLMLSLETSLRRLRTDHLDVYWVHMWDRHTPVEETMRALDDAVRAGKILYVGISDAPAWVVSRANTLAEWRGWQPFAGLQVPYSLLQRDVERELLPMAEAYGMTVTAWSPLAGGILSGKYTRPGGPGGSTRLAADSLSERDHTVAGAVQQAADELGVTPSQVALAWTRARSRAVVPIVGARSADQLKDNLGALEVTLPPSVVERLEEATEFRLGFPREFVDGNERWVFGEANGRLDGRG encoded by the coding sequence GTGAGATACCGACTCTTCGGCACCACCGGATTACGCGTCTCCGAACTGATGCTGGGCGCCATGACCTTCGGTGAGCAGGGCGGCGTCGGCGCGTCGCCCGAGGAGTGCCGGCGCATCCTCGACCTCTACGACGACGCCGGCGGCAACGTCGTCGACACCGCGGTCAACTACCGCGGCGGCGAGAGCGAGCGGATCCTCGGCGAGCTGCTCGAGGGCCGCCGCGACCGGTTCGTGCTCGCCACCAAGTACTCCGTCACCCGGGACGGGAGCGACCCCAACGGTGGCGGCAACCACCGCAAGAACCTCATGCTGTCCCTCGAGACCAGCCTGCGCAGGCTGCGCACCGACCACCTCGACGTGTACTGGGTCCACATGTGGGACCGGCACACGCCCGTCGAGGAGACCATGCGCGCCCTCGACGACGCCGTGCGGGCCGGGAAGATCCTCTACGTCGGGATCTCGGACGCGCCCGCCTGGGTGGTCAGCCGGGCCAACACGCTTGCCGAGTGGCGCGGCTGGCAGCCGTTCGCCGGGCTCCAGGTCCCGTACAGCCTGCTCCAGCGGGACGTCGAGCGCGAGCTGCTGCCGATGGCCGAGGCGTACGGCATGACCGTCACCGCCTGGAGCCCGCTGGCCGGTGGCATCCTCTCCGGCAAGTACACCCGTCCCGGCGGCCCCGGCGGGAGCACCCGGCTCGCGGCGGACTCGCTGAGCGAGCGGGACCACACCGTCGCCGGCGCCGTGCAGCAGGCCGCCGACGAGCTGGGGGTGACGCCCTCCCAGGTCGCGCTGGCCTGGACGCGGGCCCGCTCGCGGGCCGTGGTGCCGATCGTCGGGGCCCGGTCGGCCGACCAGCTGAAGGACAACCTCGGCGCCCTGGAGGTGACCCTGCCGCCCTCGGTCGTCGAACGCCTTGAGGAGGCGACGGAGTTCCGGCTCGGCTTCCCCCGCGAGTTCGTCGACGGCAACGAGCGCTGGGTGTTCGGGGAGGCGAACGGTCGGCTCGACGGCAGGGGCTGA
- a CDS encoding calcium:proton antiporter, which translates to MSSSVVGLTRQWTTWAPVVAGVALGVGWGQDLAGFAVAVIGLCLLGAVLAAVHHAEVIAHRVGEPFGSLVLAVAVTVIEVGLIVTLMAGGGEKTSTYARDTVFAAVMITCNGIVGLSLLVAALRNRVAVFNAEGSGGALATVCTLATMTLVMPTFTTSHPGPEFSSAQLAFSAVASLCVYGLFVAVQTVRHRDYFLPVRRLGGEPESDGEHAAPPTRSETWWSLGLLLLALVAVVGLAKLVSPTIEDAVESAGLPKAVVGVVIALMVLLPETLAAVRAARRDRMQTSLNLAYGSAIASIGLTIPAIALASVWLSGPLVLGLGAVHMVLLVLTAVVSALTVVPGRATLLQGGVHLAIFAGFVFLSFSP; encoded by the coding sequence ATGAGTTCGAGTGTGGTGGGCCTGACCCGACAGTGGACCACGTGGGCACCGGTGGTCGCCGGTGTCGCGCTCGGCGTCGGATGGGGCCAGGACCTGGCCGGCTTCGCGGTCGCCGTGATCGGGCTGTGCCTCCTCGGCGCGGTGCTCGCGGCCGTCCACCACGCCGAGGTCATCGCCCACCGCGTCGGCGAGCCCTTCGGCTCGCTCGTGCTGGCGGTCGCGGTCACGGTCATCGAGGTCGGACTCATCGTCACCCTGATGGCGGGCGGCGGCGAGAAGACCTCCACGTACGCCCGGGACACCGTCTTCGCGGCCGTGATGATCACCTGCAACGGGATCGTCGGCCTGTCGCTGCTCGTCGCGGCGCTGCGCAACCGGGTGGCCGTGTTCAACGCGGAGGGCTCCGGCGGCGCGCTCGCCACTGTCTGCACCCTGGCCACGATGACCCTGGTCATGCCCACCTTCACCACCAGCCACCCGGGCCCGGAGTTCTCCTCCGCCCAGCTGGCCTTCTCCGCCGTGGCCTCGCTCTGCGTCTACGGATTGTTCGTCGCCGTCCAGACGGTCCGGCACCGCGACTACTTCCTGCCCGTCAGACGCCTCGGCGGCGAGCCCGAGTCCGACGGCGAGCACGCCGCCCCGCCCACCCGGAGCGAGACATGGTGGAGCCTCGGGCTCCTCCTCCTCGCCCTCGTCGCGGTGGTCGGACTGGCCAAGCTGGTCTCGCCCACCATCGAGGACGCGGTGGAGTCCGCCGGACTCCCCAAGGCCGTCGTCGGCGTGGTGATCGCCCTCATGGTGCTGCTGCCCGAGACGCTCGCAGCGGTGCGCGCCGCGCGCCGCGACCGGATGCAGACCAGCCTCAACCTGGCCTACGGCTCCGCGATCGCCAGCATCGGCCTGACGATTCCGGCGATCGCGCTCGCCTCGGTGTGGCTCTCCGGGCCGCTGGTGCTCGGCCTGGGCGCCGTCCACATGGTGCTGCTGGTCCTCACCGCCGTGGTCAGCGCCCTCACCGTCGTACCCGGACGGGCCACCCTGCTCCAGGGCGGCGTCCACCTCGCGATCTTCGCGGGCTTCGTCTTCCTCTCGTTCAGCCCCTGA
- a CDS encoding penicillin acylase family protein: MHLRTRLKHLLLAGSALATVTASLPAAAVADSGDRQARPSDHGLSAVIRYTEYGIPHIVAKDYANLGFGTGWAQAADQICTLADGFLTVNGERSRYFGPDGAPDGSLSSATRNLSSDLYFRGVREAGTVEELLRTPAPAGPSRQLRELMRGWAAGYNAWLKQNPVTDPACKDAAWVRPVTELDVARRGFAVSVLGGQGRGVDGITAAQPSAAPASGTGAAQTPDPERAAAAARELFAADNADMGSNAVAFQGATTANGRGLLLGNPHYPWQGGRRFWQSQQTIPGELNVSGASLLGTTVVNIGFNDKVAWSHTVATGVTLNLHQLSLDPADPTAYLVDGKPERMTKRTVTVPVKGGESVTRTQWWTRYGPVVTGLGAQLPLPWSNTTAYALNDPNATNLRGSDTALGFGKARSTQDVLDTLRRVQGLPWVNTVAADAAGHTLFTQSQVLPRITDELAQRCSTPLGRATYPASGVAVLDGSRTDCALGSDPDAIQPGVFGPARMPVLRDAPYVENSNDSAWLTNADRPLTGYERVFGTIGTPRSLRTRGGVEDVAAMAARGRLTVADLQRQQFANRAPAGDLAAADAARACPSVLPDDQEACRVIGAWDRTVNTDSRGALLFDRFWRRFAGSVPLTEQWKVPFSAADPVRTPHTLNTSSPGFAKALTEAVAELRAAGIALDTPLGAHQFVVRNGARIPVSGGTEALGIWNKTEPVWNAAAGGYAEVAHGTSHVQAVGWDGGRCPVARTLLSYSQSSNPNSAHYSDQTELFSGERWVTSRFCERDIMRSPALKVVRVRG; this comes from the coding sequence TTGCACCTCCGCACCCGCCTGAAACACCTGCTTCTCGCCGGTTCCGCGCTGGCCACGGTCACGGCCTCGCTGCCCGCGGCGGCCGTGGCGGACTCCGGCGACCGGCAGGCCCGGCCGTCGGACCACGGTCTGTCGGCCGTCATCCGGTACACCGAGTACGGCATCCCGCACATCGTCGCCAAGGACTACGCGAACCTTGGCTTCGGCACCGGATGGGCACAGGCCGCCGACCAGATATGTACGCTGGCCGACGGGTTCCTGACCGTGAACGGCGAACGCTCCCGGTACTTCGGTCCGGACGGCGCGCCCGACGGTTCCCTCTCCTCCGCCACCCGCAACCTCTCCAGCGATCTGTACTTCCGCGGGGTACGGGAAGCGGGCACGGTCGAGGAGCTGTTGCGCACGCCCGCCCCGGCCGGTCCGAGCCGGCAGCTCAGGGAGCTGATGCGGGGCTGGGCAGCCGGCTACAACGCCTGGCTGAAGCAGAACCCGGTCACCGACCCGGCCTGCAAGGACGCCGCGTGGGTGCGTCCGGTGACCGAACTGGACGTGGCCCGACGGGGGTTCGCCGTCTCCGTGCTCGGCGGCCAGGGCCGCGGCGTCGACGGGATCACGGCGGCGCAGCCGTCGGCCGCGCCCGCGTCGGGTACCGGCGCCGCGCAGACACCCGACCCGGAGCGGGCGGCTGCGGCGGCCCGCGAGCTGTTCGCCGCCGACAACGCGGACATGGGCTCCAACGCCGTCGCGTTCCAGGGCGCCACGACCGCGAACGGCCGGGGACTGCTGCTCGGCAACCCGCACTACCCGTGGCAGGGCGGCCGCCGCTTCTGGCAGTCGCAGCAGACCATCCCCGGCGAGCTCAACGTGTCCGGCGCCTCGCTGCTCGGCACCACGGTCGTCAACATCGGCTTCAACGACAAGGTGGCGTGGAGCCACACCGTGGCCACCGGCGTCACCCTCAACCTGCACCAGCTCTCCCTCGACCCGGCCGATCCGACCGCGTACCTGGTCGACGGGAAGCCGGAGCGGATGACGAAGCGCACGGTCACCGTGCCGGTCAAGGGCGGCGAGAGCGTCACCCGTACCCAGTGGTGGACCCGGTACGGCCCCGTGGTCACCGGCCTCGGCGCGCAGCTCCCGCTGCCCTGGAGCAACACCACCGCGTACGCGCTGAACGACCCGAACGCCACCAACCTGCGCGGCTCGGACACCGCCCTCGGCTTCGGCAAGGCGCGCTCCACGCAGGACGTCCTCGACACGCTCCGACGCGTCCAGGGCCTGCCGTGGGTCAACACCGTCGCCGCCGACGCGGCCGGGCACACCCTGTTCACCCAGTCGCAGGTGCTCCCCCGGATCACCGACGAGCTGGCGCAGCGCTGCTCCACCCCGCTCGGCCGGGCCACCTACCCGGCCTCGGGCGTCGCCGTCCTGGACGGCTCGCGCACCGACTGCGCCCTCGGGTCCGACCCGGACGCGATCCAGCCGGGCGTCTTCGGTCCGGCGAGGATGCCGGTGCTGCGGGACGCGCCGTACGTGGAGAACTCCAACGACAGCGCCTGGCTGACCAACGCGGACCGGCCGCTCACCGGCTACGAGCGGGTCTTCGGCACGATCGGCACGCCCCGCTCGCTGCGCACCCGGGGCGGCGTCGAGGACGTCGCCGCGATGGCCGCGAGGGGCCGGCTGACCGTCGCCGACCTACAGCGGCAGCAGTTCGCTAACCGGGCGCCGGCCGGTGACCTGGCGGCGGCGGACGCGGCGCGGGCCTGCCCGTCGGTCCTGCCGGACGACCAGGAGGCGTGCCGGGTGATCGGCGCCTGGGACCGTACGGTGAACACCGACAGCCGGGGCGCGCTGCTCTTCGACCGCTTCTGGCGCAGGTTCGCGGGCTCGGTGCCGCTCACGGAGCAGTGGAAGGTGCCGTTCTCGGCGGCCGACCCGGTCCGGACCCCGCACACCCTCAACACCTCCTCCCCCGGCTTCGCCAAGGCCCTGACGGAGGCGGTGGCGGAGCTGCGCGCGGCCGGCATCGCGCTGGACACCCCGCTCGGCGCGCACCAGTTCGTGGTGCGGAACGGGGCGCGGATCCCGGTGAGCGGGGGCACGGAGGCGCTGGGCATCTGGAACAAGACCGAGCCGGTGTGGAACGCGGCCGCGGGCGGGTACGCGGAGGTGGCGCACGGCACCAGCCACGTCCAGGCGGTGGGCTGGGACGGCGGCCGGTGCCCGGTGGCCAGGACGCTGCTGAGCTACTCGCAGTCCTCGAACCCGAACTCGGCGCACTACAGCGACCAGACCGAGCTGTTCTCCGGCGAGCGCTGGGTGACGTCCCGGTTCTGCGAGCGGGACATCATGCGGTCCCCCGCGCTGAAGGTCGTCCGGGTCAGGGGCTGA
- a CDS encoding fatty acyl-CoA synthetase, with protein MERLLSRAVDGVLRMSAQRVPDRIAVRYADRTWTYAELDAAVSTAAAVLRERWGLDEYDRVATYGHNSDAYLIAFLACSRAGLIHVPVNHNLTGEDLAYILEQSGSSVVLADPALAERVPAGFTVKALRDAPGSFLDELARPDTYDTDRDARDIVQLLYTSGTTALPKGARMTHRALVHEYASAVDALDLHEDDRPVHSLPLYHSAQMHVFLLPYLAVGAENTIVDGPDPAALFDLIEAGRADSLFAPPTVWIGLSNHPDFATRDLSALRKAYYGASIMPVPVLERLRERLPGLRFYNCFGQSEIGPLATVLGPDEHEGRMDSCGRPVRFVEAKVVDEDGKDVPDGTPGEVVYRSPQLCDGYWQKPDETKEAFRDGWFRSGDLAVRDAEGYYTVVDRVKDVINSGGVLVASRQVEDMLYTHPAVAEAAVVGLPDERWIEAVTAVVVARGEVTEAELVDHARERLAHFKAPKKVLFVDELPRNASGKILKRELRDRFRTDRGTGVGTDLGTDGGTEPGTDPGTA; from the coding sequence ATGGAACGACTCCTCAGCCGTGCCGTCGACGGTGTCCTGCGCATGAGCGCCCAGCGCGTCCCCGACCGGATCGCCGTCCGGTACGCCGACCGGACCTGGACCTACGCCGAACTGGACGCGGCCGTCTCCACGGCGGCCGCCGTGCTGCGGGAGCGCTGGGGCCTGGACGAGTACGACCGGGTCGCGACCTACGGCCACAACTCCGACGCGTACCTGATCGCGTTCCTGGCCTGCTCCCGCGCCGGCCTGATCCACGTGCCGGTCAACCACAACCTGACCGGCGAGGACCTCGCGTACATCCTGGAGCAGTCCGGGAGTTCGGTGGTGCTCGCCGACCCCGCCCTCGCGGAGCGCGTCCCCGCCGGCTTCACCGTGAAGGCGCTGCGTGACGCCCCGGGCTCGTTCCTCGACGAGCTGGCCCGCCCCGACACGTACGACACCGATCGCGACGCCCGCGACATCGTGCAACTGCTCTACACCTCGGGCACCACCGCGTTGCCCAAGGGCGCGAGGATGACCCACCGTGCCCTGGTGCACGAGTACGCGAGCGCCGTCGACGCGCTCGACCTGCACGAGGACGACCGGCCGGTGCACTCGCTGCCGCTCTACCACTCCGCGCAGATGCACGTCTTCCTGCTGCCCTACCTCGCGGTCGGCGCGGAGAACACGATCGTCGACGGGCCCGACCCGGCGGCCCTGTTCGACCTGATCGAGGCGGGTCGCGCGGACAGCCTGTTCGCACCGCCGACCGTGTGGATCGGCCTGTCGAACCATCCCGACTTCGCGACCCGCGACCTGTCCGCGCTGCGCAAGGCATACTACGGCGCGTCGATCATGCCGGTGCCGGTCCTGGAACGGCTCCGCGAGCGGCTGCCCGGGCTGCGCTTCTACAACTGCTTCGGACAGAGCGAGATCGGTCCGCTCGCCACCGTCCTCGGTCCCGACGAGCACGAGGGCCGGATGGACTCCTGCGGCCGGCCCGTCCGCTTCGTCGAGGCGAAGGTCGTGGACGAGGACGGCAAGGACGTGCCCGACGGCACCCCGGGTGAAGTCGTCTACCGCTCCCCGCAGCTGTGCGACGGCTACTGGCAGAAGCCGGACGAGACCAAGGAGGCCTTCCGGGACGGCTGGTTCCGCTCCGGCGACCTCGCGGTGCGCGACGCCGAGGGCTACTACACCGTCGTCGACCGGGTGAAGGACGTCATCAACTCCGGTGGTGTGCTGGTCGCGTCCCGGCAGGTCGAGGACATGCTCTACACCCATCCGGCCGTCGCCGAGGCGGCCGTCGTCGGGCTCCCCGACGAGCGGTGGATCGAGGCGGTGACCGCCGTGGTCGTCGCGCGCGGCGAGGTCACCGAGGCCGAACTCGTCGACCACGCCCGGGAACGGCTCGCCCACTTCAAGGCCCCGAAGAAGGTGCTCTTCGTGGACGAGCTGCCGCGCAACGCCAGCGGGAAGATCCTCAAGCGCGAGCTGCGCGACCGCTTCCGTACGGACCGCGGCACGGGCGTCGGCACCGACCTCGGTACCGACGGCGGCACGGAGCCCGGCACCGACCCCGGTACCGCCTGA
- a CDS encoding D-2-hydroxyacid dehydrogenase family protein, whose translation MPLMRCAVLDDFQGAATASADWSPLAGRVEVVPFAEHHADEDELAVALADFDIVVTLRERVAFPGTLLARLPRLKLLVASGMRNSVIDYAAADAHGVTVCGTASSSTPPVELTWALLLGLARGIVAENTALREGGPWQSTVGADLHGRRLGLLGLGKIGTRVARIGFAFGMDVVAWSPNLTGERAAEAGVRATASKEELLTESDFVSIHLALGDRSRGLIGAPELALMKRSAYLINTSRAAIVDQDALLAALHEGRIAGAAVDVFDAEPLPADHPMRTAPRLLATPHLGYVSQDNYRTYYGQAVEDILAFLDGAPLRRLP comes from the coding sequence ATGCCGCTCATGCGCTGCGCCGTGCTCGACGACTTCCAGGGCGCCGCGACCGCCTCCGCCGACTGGTCGCCCCTGGCCGGGCGCGTGGAGGTCGTCCCCTTTGCCGAGCACCACGCCGACGAGGACGAACTGGCCGTCGCGCTCGCCGACTTCGACATCGTCGTCACCCTGCGCGAACGCGTCGCCTTCCCCGGCACACTGCTCGCCCGGCTGCCCCGGCTCAAGCTCCTCGTGGCCTCGGGCATGCGCAACTCCGTGATCGACTACGCGGCGGCCGACGCGCACGGCGTCACCGTGTGCGGCACCGCCAGCTCCTCCACCCCGCCCGTCGAGCTCACCTGGGCCCTGCTGCTCGGGCTGGCCCGGGGGATCGTCGCCGAGAACACCGCCCTGCGCGAAGGCGGCCCCTGGCAGAGCACCGTCGGCGCCGACCTGCACGGCCGCCGCCTCGGCCTGCTCGGCCTCGGCAAGATCGGCACGCGCGTCGCCCGGATCGGGTTCGCCTTCGGCATGGACGTCGTCGCCTGGAGCCCGAACCTGACCGGGGAGCGGGCCGCCGAGGCCGGCGTGCGCGCGACCGCGTCGAAGGAGGAGCTGCTGACCGAGAGCGACTTCGTCTCGATCCACCTCGCGCTCGGCGACCGCAGCCGCGGCCTGATCGGCGCACCGGAGCTGGCCCTGATGAAGCGGTCCGCGTACCTGATCAACACCTCACGGGCGGCCATCGTCGACCAGGACGCGCTGCTCGCCGCGCTGCACGAGGGCCGGATCGCCGGCGCCGCGGTGGACGTCTTCGACGCCGAACCGCTGCCCGCCGACCACCCGATGCGCACCGCGCCCAGGCTGCTCGCCACCCCGCATCTCGGCTACGTGTCGCAGGACAACTACCGGACGTACTACGGCCAGGCCGTCGAGGACATCCTCGCCTTCCTGGACGGCGCCCCTCTCCGCCGCCTGCCCTGA
- the paaK gene encoding phenylacetate--CoA ligase PaaK, protein MTDLLDEGERLDRAGLEALQLERLRATLRHAYENVPFYRQSFDKAGLRPEDCRTLADLARFPFTAKTDLRDNYPFGMFAVEQSQVRRIHASSGTTGRPTVVGYTERDLDTWADVVARSIRAAGGRPGHKVHVAYGYGLFTGGLGAHYGAERLGCTVIPASGGMTARQVQLIQDFRPEIIMVTPSYMLTLLDEFERQGVDPRTTSLKVGIFGAEPWTEEMRREIEERFAIDAVDIYGLSEVMGPGVAQECVETKDGLHIWEDHFYPEIVDPFTGEVLPDGAEGELVFTSLTKEAMPVIRYRTRDLTRLLPGTARVFRRMEKVTGRSDDMVILRGVNLFPTQIEEIVLRTPSVAPHFQLRLTREGRLDALTVRAEARAGATPEQRAEAERAISTAVKDGIGVSVTVEVVDPETLERSVGKIKRIVDLREA, encoded by the coding sequence ATGACGGATCTGCTGGACGAAGGCGAGCGGCTCGACCGCGCGGGCCTCGAGGCGCTCCAGCTGGAGCGGCTCCGCGCGACGCTCCGGCACGCGTACGAGAACGTGCCCTTCTACCGGCAGTCCTTCGACAAGGCCGGACTGCGCCCCGAGGACTGCCGCACCCTCGCCGACCTCGCCCGCTTCCCGTTCACGGCCAAGACCGACCTGCGGGACAACTACCCCTTCGGGATGTTCGCGGTGGAGCAGTCGCAGGTGCGCCGCATCCACGCCTCCAGCGGCACCACGGGCCGTCCCACCGTCGTCGGCTACACCGAGCGGGACCTCGACACCTGGGCGGACGTGGTGGCCCGCTCCATCCGCGCGGCCGGCGGCCGGCCCGGACACAAGGTCCACGTGGCCTACGGGTACGGGCTGTTCACCGGCGGCCTCGGCGCGCACTACGGCGCGGAGCGGCTCGGCTGCACGGTCATCCCCGCCTCCGGCGGCATGACGGCCCGCCAGGTCCAACTGATCCAGGACTTCCGGCCCGAGATCATCATGGTGACACCGTCCTACATGCTCACGCTGCTCGACGAGTTCGAACGCCAGGGTGTCGACCCGCGCACCACCTCACTGAAGGTCGGCATCTTCGGGGCCGAGCCCTGGACGGAGGAGATGCGCCGCGAGATCGAGGAGCGGTTCGCGATCGACGCGGTGGACATATACGGGCTCTCCGAGGTCATGGGCCCCGGCGTGGCGCAGGAGTGCGTGGAGACCAAGGACGGCCTGCACATCTGGGAGGACCACTTCTACCCGGAGATCGTCGACCCGTTCACCGGCGAGGTGCTGCCCGACGGTGCGGAGGGCGAACTGGTCTTCACCTCGCTCACCAAGGAGGCCATGCCGGTGATCCGGTACCGCACGCGGGACCTGACCCGCCTGCTGCCGGGCACGGCGCGGGTCTTCCGGCGGATGGAGAAGGTCACCGGGCGCAGCGACGACATGGTGATCCTGCGCGGGGTGAACCTCTTCCCCACCCAGATCGAGGAGATCGTGCTGCGCACCCCGTCCGTGGCCCCGCACTTCCAGCTGAGGCTGACCCGGGAGGGCCGGCTCGACGCGTTGACGGTGCGGGCCGAGGCGCGCGCGGGCGCGACGCCCGAGCAGCGCGCGGAGGCGGAACGGGCGATCTCGACGGCGGTGAAGGACGGGATCGGAGTGTCGGTGACGGTGGAGGTGGTCGATCCGGAGACCCTGGAGCGCTCGGTCGGCAAGATCAAGCGGATCGTGGACCTGCGGGAGGCGTGA
- a CDS encoding family 2B encapsulin nanocompartment shell protein, with protein sequence MSVDTEPAAAPAPAAQISKVQLSLSTAAARNLATTTKSEPQMQGISSRWLLRKLPWVHTPGGVYRVNRRLSYVVGDGRVTFVKSGSKVQVIPAELAELPLLHGFDDPIALGALADRFVQKEYEPGQVIVHSGKKADHVYLIAHGKVEKVGTGKYGDETLLGRLGDGDTFGGQVLAGLDGKWDFTARAATAVTVLSLPHTAYQAVAEQHEQLRDHVRGRRANGHRRATNKSGEAAIDLSAGHFGEAILPGAFADYELKPREYELSVAQTVLKVHSRVADLYNQPMNQTQQQLRLTVQELRERQEYELVNNPEFGLLNNTDYDQRIQTHSGPPTPDDFDDLISMRRGTQYIFAHPRAIAAFGKECNKRGLPLGHAEVDGHHIPSWRGIPILPCGKIPISDQQSSSIFAIRTGENNEGVIGLYQTGLPDEVEPGLNCRFMGIDEKAIISYLVSTYYSAAVLVPDAIGILENVEVRPRA encoded by the coding sequence ATGTCGGTCGACACCGAGCCCGCAGCGGCACCCGCCCCCGCCGCCCAGATCAGCAAGGTCCAGCTCAGCCTCAGCACCGCCGCGGCGCGCAACCTCGCGACGACGACCAAGTCCGAACCCCAGATGCAGGGCATCAGCTCCCGCTGGCTGCTCCGCAAACTCCCCTGGGTGCACACCCCGGGCGGCGTCTACCGGGTCAACCGGCGGCTCTCCTATGTCGTCGGCGACGGCCGGGTGACCTTCGTCAAGAGCGGTTCCAAGGTCCAGGTCATCCCCGCGGAGCTGGCCGAACTGCCGCTGCTGCACGGCTTCGACGACCCGATCGCCCTCGGCGCCCTCGCCGACCGCTTCGTGCAGAAGGAGTACGAGCCCGGCCAGGTCATCGTCCACTCCGGCAAGAAGGCCGATCACGTCTATCTGATCGCGCACGGCAAGGTCGAGAAGGTCGGCACCGGCAAGTACGGCGACGAGACCCTGCTCGGCCGGCTCGGCGACGGTGACACCTTCGGCGGCCAGGTCCTCGCCGGCCTCGACGGCAAGTGGGACTTCACCGCCCGCGCCGCGACCGCCGTCACCGTCCTGTCGCTGCCGCACACCGCCTACCAGGCCGTCGCCGAGCAGCACGAGCAGCTCCGCGACCACGTCCGGGGCCGGCGCGCCAACGGACACCGCCGCGCCACCAACAAGTCGGGCGAGGCCGCGATCGACCTCAGCGCCGGTCACTTCGGCGAGGCGATCCTGCCCGGCGCGTTCGCCGACTACGAGCTCAAGCCGCGCGAGTACGAGCTGAGCGTCGCCCAGACCGTCCTCAAGGTGCACAGCCGCGTCGCCGACCTCTACAACCAGCCGATGAACCAGACGCAGCAGCAGCTGCGACTGACCGTCCAGGAGCTGCGCGAGCGCCAGGAGTACGAGCTCGTCAACAACCCCGAGTTCGGACTCCTGAACAACACGGACTACGACCAGCGCATCCAGACCCACTCCGGCCCGCCCACCCCGGACGACTTCGACGACCTGATCAGCATGCGGCGCGGCACCCAGTACATCTTCGCCCACCCCCGCGCCATCGCCGCCTTCGGCAAGGAGTGCAACAAGCGCGGACTCCCCCTCGGCCACGCCGAGGTCGACGGCCACCACATCCCCTCCTGGCGCGGCATCCCGATCCTGCCCTGCGGCAAGATCCCGATCTCCGACCAGCAGAGCTCCTCGATCTTCGCGATCCGTACCGGCGAGAACAACGAGGGCGTCATCGGCCTCTACCAGACCGGGCTGCCCGACGAGGTCGAGCCGGGCCTCAACTGCCGCTTCATGGGCATCGACGAGAAGGCGATCATCTCGTACCTCGTCTCCACCTACTACTCCGCCGCCGTCCTGGTCCCCGACGCCATCGGCATCCTGGAGAACGTCGAGGTGCGTCCGCGTGCCTGA